The following DNA comes from Phytohabitans rumicis.
GGTCCGCGCCGCCCGCCCACCGCTCTGCGCCCCCGCACCCCCAGCCGCCCCAGGCGGGGCGGTGCGCCGTGCGCCCTGCGCCGTTTGTTGGCTTCGATGATCGGGCCGCCCGCTCGGACATACCCGGCATACCCGGCCGCGAGATCCCGGGCCATCCATGACCGTGGCGAATAGTTGCCCCGCGGCGGGCAATTCCTCGCCACAGTCGTCCAAGGCGACGCCTACCGGGGCAAGCGGCGCACGTGGGCTGACTGTAGGTCCCGCGGTCACGGGAAGCCGAGGACGAAGACGGCGTCGCCGCGCCAGCCCGTACCGTCGCGACGCAGGGGGACCGGCAGCAGCTGCCCGGTCGGCGCGACCGTCGCCGGCGGGTCGGCGATGCCGAACACGATCTGTGTCGTGAGGCTGGCCGACGGGTGCCGGATCTCCAGGTGGATGTGCGCGGGCGGGGCGTTCGGCTCCGGGTACTGGGCCGGCCGGATCGTCGACAGCCGGAAGCGTCCATTGTGGTCGGTCCGCACGGTGCCCTCGTAGTAGCAGCACCGTTCCGAATCGGCCGGGCCGTAGAGGCCGCGCGCGTCGGTGTGCCAGATTCTCAGGTCGGCGCCGCCGGCCGGCCGGCATCCGGCGTCGAGGATGACGGCCTCGATGAGGAGCGCGTCGCCGCCGGCGGTCGAGCGGGCGAGCCCGTTGGTCGGGCCGGGCACCAGCGCGGACGCGGGCTCGGCCGTGCCCGGGGCCGGCCGCGCGCATCCCACCGGTGTCGCGCTCGGGGTCGCGGCCGGCTCCGGATCGCCGTCGCACCCGACGGCGACCAGCACGCCCAGCATGGCGACCACGATCCGTACGCCCATACCCCTACGAGCCACGGGAAAAGGGCGGGGTTCCGACAATGAACGGGACGCCCCGCGACAATGGGCGCTGAAGGGGGTACGCGATGTCGTGGCGCGACACGCCGCTGGCTCGGCAGTTGGGACTCGCCCTGCCGATCATCCAGGCGCCGATGGCCGGTGGACCGTCCACGCCCCGCCTCGCGGCGGCCGTCTCCTCGGCCGGCGGGCTCGGCTCGATCGCCGGCGCGATGCTCGGACCCGACGCCCTGCGCGCCGCGATCGCGGAGGTCCGGGCACGCACCAGCGCGCCGTTCGCCGTCAACCTCTTCGTGCCGCTCCCGCCGCCGCGCGCCGACCGGGTGGCGCAGTGGGCGGCGCTGACCGGGGTCCAGCCGTCGGCCCCGCCCGCGGCGCCGAGCTTCGACGACCAGCTCGCGGTCGTCATCGCCGAACGCGTGCCCGTCTTCAGCTTCACCTTCGGCATCCCGCCGCTGGCGGACGTCGACGCGGTCACGATCGGCACGGCGACGACCGTCGCCGAGGCCATCGCATTGGAACGGGCCGGCGTGGACGCGGTGGTCGCACAGGGGTACGAGGCGGGCGGTCACCGCGGCACCTTCCTCGGGCCGGTCGACCGCTCGCTGATCGGCACCCTCGCCCTGGTGCCGCAGGTCGCCGACGCCGTCGCGGTGCCGGTGGTGGCCGCGGGCGGGATCATGGACGGCCGCGG
Coding sequences within:
- a CDS encoding dioxygenase family protein; the protein is MARRGMGVRIVVAMLGVLVAVGCDGDPEPAATPSATPVGCARPAPGTAEPASALVPGPTNGLARSTAGGDALLIEAVILDAGCRPAGGADLRIWHTDARGLYGPADSERCCYYEGTVRTDHNGRFRLSTIRPAQYPEPNAPPAHIHLEIRHPSASLTTQIVFGIADPPATVAPTGQLLPVPLRRDGTGWRGDAVFVLGFP